The Phytoactinopolyspora mesophila nucleotide sequence CGGGTTCGGCAACTACGCATCGGTGTTGACCAACAGTGTCTTCCAGGGCGCCGTGGCCAACACCATGACGATCGTCGTAGGGTCGATCCTTCTCCAGTTGCCTCTGGGACTAGCGATCGCCCTACTGCTCAACCGCAAGATGAAAGGTCAGGGACTGCTGCGGACCATCGTGTTCGTGCCGTTCGTGCTCTCCGAGGTCATCGCGGGCGTCATCTGGTTCCAGCTCCTACAGCCGCGGTACGGCGTGATCGACTCGTTGCTGGGGAGTATCGGCCTCCAGGGGCCACAGCAGGGTTGGCTCGGCGATCGCGACTTCGCCCTGTGGACGATCATGATCGTGCTGACGTGGAAGTACCTCGGCCTGCCGATCCTGCTCTTCCTCGCCGGGCTCCAGAGCATTCCGGACGAGCTGCACGAGGCCGCGCAACTCGACGGCGCCAGCTGGTGGCAGACCCAGCGCAAGATCACGATTCCGCTGCTCGGT carries:
- a CDS encoding carbohydrate ABC transporter permease — encoded protein: MKPPAEPPLKATNRPGRRSRRDWRKSAEILFFVSPALVLFGAFVIVPVLTAVQMSMYRWRGFGPLENFVGFGNYASVLTNSVFQGAVANTMTIVVGSILLQLPLGLAIALLLNRKMKGQGLLRTIVFVPFVLSEVIAGVIWFQLLQPRYGVIDSLLGSIGLQGPQQGWLGDRDFALWTIMIVLTWKYLGLPILLFLAGLQSIPDELHEAAQLDGASWWQTQRKITIPLLGPTMRTWAFLSMIGSLQLFDMVWVLTRGGPANSTTTMVTFLINQGTERGNYGIAGAASVILFVIALTMAITYQRIFLRRDTREAGR